In Exiguobacterium acetylicum, the genomic stretch AAAGCAACCTCGAAGGTCTTGATGAAGTCTTCACAGGTCCTAGTGCGATCGCCTTCAGCAATGAAGACGTTATCGCGCCAGCTAAGATCTTGAACGACTTCGCTAAAACGCACAAGGCTCTCGAACTTAAAGGTGGTATCATCGAAGGCAAAGTCACTTCAGTAGAAGATGTCAAAGCCCTTGCGGAACTTCCATCACGCGAAGGTCTCCTTTCGATGCTCCTCAGCGTGCTTCAAGCGCCAATCCGTGGACTCGCGGTGGCAACGAACGCAATCGCAGAGCAAAAAGAAGAACAATCTGCTTAATTTCTGCTTAGCGGGATAGGCAACCAACACAATTTTCACACCCCAACGTGGGCTAAATCAAAGGAGGAAAACCATAATGGCTTTCAACAAAGAGCAATTTATCGAAGACCTCAAGGGCATGACTGTTCTTGAACTTAACGAACTCGTAAAAACAATCGAAGAAGAATTCGGCGTATCAGCAGCAGCTCCAGTAGCAG encodes the following:
- the rplJ gene encoding 50S ribosomal protein L10; this encodes MANEKVIAVKADLVSEIAEKLQASAGTVVVDYRGLTVEEVTELRKQLREAGVEFKVYKNGLLRRAAVQSNLEGLDEVFTGPSAIAFSNEDVIAPAKILNDFAKTHKALELKGGIIEGKVTSVEDVKALAELPSREGLLSMLLSVLQAPIRGLAVATNAIAEQKEEQSA